The proteins below are encoded in one region of Oncorhynchus tshawytscha isolate Ot180627B linkage group LG04, Otsh_v2.0, whole genome shotgun sequence:
- the LOC112249435 gene encoding arrestin domain-containing protein 3, whose amino-acid sequence MPTTHLTQVLATSRSHLTLVNSGHWQNVLVSVFHNTGTNVLTTGRHVYPFSFQIPDEDMPSSFQGKCGQIIYSLEAKLTRSMRFDTKAKTDFPFVSKADQSMIPYLMKPQHGTKDKDVMFFASGKISVSIHTERQGYQQGDALKVRAIIVNNSTRPVTPKYYLYEKQCFYAQKKRKVHTHNILKEKGHRVHAGTRHTVTQVLTIPPQLPATIFNCPILKLEYRLKVVLDVKLAIDPEIKLPIVVLTATQTLGQEPPPYSS is encoded by the exons ATGCCGACAACACATTTAACTCAAGTGCTTGCGACATCGCGTAGCCACTTGACATTGGTCAACTCTGGACACTGGCAGAATGTTCTGGTCTCTGTCTTTCATAACACTG GCACCAATGTTCTAACTACAGGAAGACATGTGTATCCTTTCTCTTTCCAAATTCCTGACGA GGACATGCCCTCCTCTTTCCAGGGTAAATGTGGTCAAATCATCTACTCATTAGAGGCTAAGTTGACCAGGTCAATGAGGTTTGACACCAAAGCCAAGACTGATTTCCCCTTTGTCTCAAAGGCAGACCAGTCTATGATCCCATATCTAATG AAACCTCAGCATGGGACCAAGGATAAGGATGTTATGTTCTTTGCATCTGGAAAAATCTCTGTGAGCATTCACACTGAGAGGCAGGGATACCAGCAAG gAGATGCTCTGAAAGTCAGGGCAATTATTGTCAACAACTCAACTCGCCCAGTGACCCCAAAATACTACCTGTACGAAAAGCAGTGTTTCTACGCCCAGAAGAAGAGGAAAGTCCACACCCACAACATCTTGAAAGAGAAGGGCCATCGGGTCCATGCTGGCACTCGGCACACGGTGACCCAAGTTTTGACCATCCCTCCACAACTCCCTGCCACCATCTTCAACTGTCCTATACTCAAATTAGAGTACCGATTGAAG GTCGTTCTTGATGTTAAACTGGCCATAGACCCTGAGATCAAGCTACCTATCGTTGTTCTTACTGCAACTCAAACTCTTGGACAGGAACCCCCACCTTACTCCAGTTAG